Genomic window (Methanotorris formicicus Mc-S-70):
TTCTTATAGTTTGCTCTGTTCTACCAAGTTCTTCTGCTATTTCACTAACTATCATTCCTGCCTTTTCTCTTGCCAAAGCCCCTGCTGCAACTGCCAATGAATCAACCCAGGTTAATTTCTCCACTGGGTCTTTAATAATTTCTAAAACCTTTGGTTGGAGTAACGTCCCAATCAACAACATAGTTTCTAATTGATGAATTTCTTTTCTACTTTTTGGTACTATTGGTACTTCCATAGAAATCCCCCACTTATTTATTATTTTATTTTTTATTGGCAATTATTTAATATTTTTGTTATTTTTTCAAAACTTTATCTGCATGGACAATAATTCCCTTATCAGTTATTTCAAATGGGTGTCTTCTCATAGAGTGGGATGTCCCCCTCATCTTCCAAACGATTAAACTTCTCTTCAACTCCCCATCAATCTCATCCAAATCCAACTTTATAATACCATCAACTGCATGCTCTACCCCAGGACCTCCAAAACCCCTCTCACCAACGGAAATTTGGGACACAAACAAAGCAGTACACCCCAAACCAGCAAGCACCTTCTTTAACAAAAACACCGTCTTCCTTGCCATCATTGGTTTGTTTAAATATAAAGTGGTTACAGAGTCAATCCCAACCCTCTTTGCTCCAATTTCCTCTATTGCCTCTTTCATAACATCTATCAATTCCATCTCATCACTCGGATCCCTAACTATATACTTTTCTCTCTTTGCCGCACTACCTATCCCTGATGTGAAAGCATCTATTATAGCAAATTTTCCTTCTTTTTCATATTTCCGCACATCCCAACCAAATTGTTCCATATTTATTCTAATTTGGACAGGATGCTCCTCCAATGCAATCAAAATTCCTGGTTCATCGTATTCAATACCCCTAAACAAAAATTCCTGGCAAAAAATACTCTTCCCAGTCCCTGGCCCCCCTGAAAGAAGAACAACATTCCTTTCTGGAATTCCCCCATGTAGTATCTCATCCATCCCAGGAATGCCAGTTTTTACCCTATGCATATTATCACCTAATAAAAATCAATACGAAATTAAAGGAAAAACTCTCTACTATATACTTGAGTTTTGCTTATTATTAAATCTTATGATTAGTATTATCCACATTTGCGAATTTTTTGGAATATATTTATACCCAATAAAGTTTCAAATAGATATTAACTGTCCTTAAAATTAAAATAACACTATCCAATAAAATTTCTTGGAGGTGTGTCCGATATCTAACACAAACAGGCATTTTAATATTGGGTTTAGGTTAACGTCAAAAAATAGATACAGTATCTCAAAACTCTATCCATTAATTGGCGGGATATTATTCAAGAACTTTAACGAATTAATCAATAATATTGAACATTTGGATGTTTTAATATATTCGTTCATGACCATGCAGAGAGATAACGTATTGGAAGAGATAAATAAAATAATCCAAACAAAGAAAGAAAAAGAATTGGAAAATCCAATCTTAATTGCAGGCGGTCCCCATCCATCTGGAAATCCAAAAGACACTATAAATATGGGATTTGATTATGTAATTGTCGGAGAAGGGGAAATAACATTACCGAGATTAATAAACAAACTAAAAAAAGAGAAGGTTGAGGAAAGAATTATTATTGGGGAAAGAGTTAGAAATTTAGATGAATACAACAAGATTTATCCAATGACACCGATTGAGATAACGCGAGGATGTCCATTCAACTGCAGATTTTGCCAAACCCCTCAAATTTTTGGGAAAGATGTTAGGCATAGGAGTATAGAGAATATTGTAAAACTTGTTAAAAATATGGGTGATTTGAGGTTTAT
Coding sequences:
- a CDS encoding KaiC domain-containing protein; amino-acid sequence: MHRVKTGIPGMDEILHGGIPERNVVLLSGGPGTGKSIFCQEFLFRGIEYDEPGILIALEEHPVQIRINMEQFGWDVRKYEKEGKFAIIDAFTSGIGSAAKREKYIVRDPSDEMELIDVMKEAIEEIGAKRVGIDSVTTLYLNKPMMARKTVFLLKKVLAGLGCTALFVSQISVGERGFGGPGVEHAVDGIIKLDLDEIDGELKRSLIVWKMRGTSHSMRRHPFEITDKGIIVHADKVLKK
- a CDS encoding TIGR04013 family B12-binding domain/radical SAM domain-containing protein, whose amino-acid sequence is MCPISNTNRHFNIGFRLTSKNRYSISKLYPLIGGILFKNFNELINNIEHLDVLIYSFMTMQRDNVLEEINKIIQTKKEKELENPILIAGGPHPSGNPKDTINMGFDYVIVGEGEITLPRLINKLKKEKVEERIIIGERVRNLDEYNKIYPMTPIEITRGCPFNCRFCQTPQIFGKDVRHRSIENIVKLVKNMGDLRFITPNAFCYGSKNGLKPNIEKLEHLLRELSKIKRRLFFGTFPSEVRPEFIKKETIELVVKYCDNKYLHFGAQSGSDEMLKYIRRGHTVDDVLNAIDLCVEYNLIPKVDFIFGFPNENEFHRKESIELIKYIIKKNGKVHAHYFMPLPGTYFENSSPTLLDKETLKILGKLSQKGLISGSWGYQYMKC